In a genomic window of Lacrimispora sp. BS-2:
- a CDS encoding sodium-dependent transporter: MGREKFSSRLGFILISAGCAIGLGNVWRFPYIVGQYGGAAFVLIYAVFLLILGLPIVVMEFAVGRASQKSVALSYDVLEPEGSKWHYAKYLGMAGNYILMMFYTTVSGWMVLYFLKMAKGDFVGLDAEGVAAEFGNMLANPVLMGIFMIIMVVGCFSICARGLQGGVEKITKLMMVCLLGLMAILAVHSVFMENSRAGLEFYLKPDFGKIREAGIGEVIFAAMGQAFFTLSIGIGALAIFGSYIGKERRLAGEAISVAVLDTFVAFMAGLIIFPACFAFQIEPGQGPKLVFVTLPNVFNNMAGGRLLGSLFFLFMSFAAISTVIAVFQNIVSFATDLTGCTIKKAVWLNAAAIIILSLPCVLGFNVWSGFMPFGEGSNVLDLEDFIISNNLLPLGSLVYLAFCTSRYGWGFENFMKEANEGKGIRFPRWAKAYVTLVLPVIVLVIFIQGYVAKFF; encoded by the coding sequence ATGGGAAGAGAAAAGTTTTCATCCCGCCTGGGATTTATACTGATTTCAGCAGGATGTGCCATTGGCCTGGGAAACGTCTGGCGTTTTCCTTATATTGTGGGCCAGTATGGAGGAGCAGCTTTTGTTTTGATTTACGCGGTGTTCCTGCTTATTTTGGGGCTGCCTATTGTGGTAATGGAGTTTGCCGTAGGGCGTGCCAGCCAGAAGAGCGTTGCTTTGTCCTATGATGTACTGGAGCCTGAAGGAAGCAAATGGCATTATGCCAAATACCTGGGAATGGCGGGAAATTACATTCTGATGATGTTTTACACCACGGTTTCCGGCTGGATGGTCTTATATTTTTTAAAGATGGCAAAGGGAGATTTTGTGGGCCTTGATGCGGAAGGGGTAGCCGCAGAGTTTGGGAACATGCTGGCAAATCCTGTTCTCATGGGAATTTTTATGATCATCATGGTTGTAGGCTGCTTTTCTATTTGTGCCAGAGGGCTTCAGGGAGGCGTAGAAAAGATCACAAAATTAATGATGGTATGTCTTTTGGGCTTAATGGCCATACTTGCTGTTCATTCCGTGTTCATGGAAAACAGCAGGGCAGGACTGGAATTTTATTTAAAGCCTGATTTCGGTAAGATCAGGGAGGCAGGGATTGGTGAAGTCATATTTGCTGCCATGGGACAGGCCTTTTTCACCTTAAGCATTGGGATCGGAGCTCTTGCCATCTTTGGAAGCTACATAGGCAAGGAACGCAGGCTGGCCGGAGAAGCCATCAGTGTGGCGGTTCTGGACACCTTTGTGGCCTTTATGGCGGGACTTATTATTTTTCCTGCCTGCTTTGCATTTCAGATTGAACCGGGCCAGGGACCTAAGCTGGTTTTTGTGACTCTGCCCAATGTATTTAACAACATGGCAGGCGGAAGGCTGTTGGGAAGCCTGTTCTTCCTTTTTATGTCATTTGCTGCTATTTCCACGGTAATTGCGGTTTTCCAGAATATTGTTTCTTTTGCCACAGATCTGACCGGATGTACCATAAAAAAGGCAGTGTGGCTGAATGCAGCCGCCATTATCATATTATCCCTGCCTTGTGTACTGGGATTTAATGTGTGGAGCGGTTTTATGCCCTTTGGCGAAGGAAGCAATGTTCTGGACCTGGAAGACTTTATTATCAGTAACAACCTGCTTCCTCTGGGAAGTCTGGTCTATCTTGCTTTCTGCACCAGCAGATACGGCTGGGGATTTGAGAATTTCATGAAGGAAGCCAATGAAGGAAAGGGAATCCGTTTTCCGCGATGGGCAAAGGCTTATGTAACATTGGTTCTGCCGGTCATTGTTCTGGTGATCTTTATCCAGGGCTATGTTGCTAAATTCTTTTAA
- a CDS encoding ribonucleoside triphosphate reductase: MIQVVKRDGESAEFSLNKITEAIKKAFKATQKEFNNEILELLSLRVTADFQGKMSGGEVTVEQIQDSVEHVLEQAGYTDVAKAYILYRKQREKIRNMKDTILDYKAVVNSYVKVEDWRVKENSTVTYSVGGLILSNSGAVTANYWLSEIYDQEIANAHRNADVHIHDLSMLTGYCAGWSLKQLLLEGLGGIPGKITSSPAKHLSVLCNQMVNFLGIMQNEWAGAQAFSSFDTYLAPFVKADHLSYREVKKCVESFIYGVNTPSRWGTQAPFSNITLDWTVPADMAELNAIVGGKEADFKYKDCKAEMDMINKAFIETMIEGDANGRGFQYPIPTYSITRDFDWSNTENNRLLFEMTSKYGTPYFSNYINSDMEPSDVRSMCCRLRLDLRELRRKTGGFFGSGESTGSVGVVTINMPRIAYLSQNEADFYKRLDHMMDISARSLKTKREVITKLLNQGLYPYTKRYLGSFGNHFSTIGLIGMNEVGLNSKWLGQDLTSEKTRQFTKDVLNHMRERLSDYQEMYGDLYNLEATPAESTTYRLAKHDKKHYPDIITAGNPGDTPYYTNSSHLPVDYTADIFDALEIQDELQTLYTSGTVFHAFLGEKLPDWEAAAKLVHTIAENFKLPYYTLSPTYSICSEHGYLSGEHKVCPVCGKKAEVYSRITGYYRPVQNWNEGKTQEYKNRTAYDPFHSVLKKGALRENGDKAAMKKAEIPAGTYLFTTKTCPNCRIAKQFLQNMDYEVVDAEENAELATKFGIMQAPTLVVIKNGQVKKITNASEIRKFAEGRTR; encoded by the coding sequence ATGATCCAGGTGGTAAAGAGAGATGGGGAAAGTGCTGAATTCAGTCTGAATAAAATCACGGAAGCGATTAAAAAAGCATTTAAGGCCACTCAAAAGGAGTTTAATAATGAAATACTGGAATTGCTGTCTCTTCGGGTAACTGCTGATTTTCAGGGGAAGATGTCAGGAGGAGAAGTTACGGTAGAACAGATTCAGGACAGTGTGGAACACGTTCTTGAGCAGGCGGGATATACCGATGTGGCAAAGGCTTATATTTTATACAGGAAACAGAGAGAAAAAATACGGAATATGAAGGATACCATTCTGGATTACAAGGCTGTGGTAAACAGCTACGTAAAGGTAGAGGACTGGCGTGTCAAGGAAAATTCCACTGTCACCTATTCCGTTGGAGGGCTGATCTTAAGTAACTCCGGTGCGGTTACGGCTAATTACTGGCTGTCTGAAATTTATGACCAGGAGATTGCAAATGCCCACAGAAATGCGGATGTCCATATTCACGATTTATCCATGCTCACCGGTTACTGTGCCGGCTGGTCCTTAAAGCAGCTCCTTTTAGAGGGGCTTGGCGGAATACCGGGAAAGATCACTTCTTCCCCTGCAAAGCATTTATCCGTACTTTGCAACCAGATGGTCAATTTCCTGGGGATCATGCAGAATGAATGGGCAGGAGCCCAGGCCTTTTCCTCTTTTGATACTTATCTGGCTCCTTTTGTAAAGGCTGATCACTTATCCTACCGGGAAGTGAAAAAATGCGTTGAATCCTTTATTTATGGTGTGAATACGCCAAGCCGCTGGGGAACTCAGGCTCCTTTCTCCAATATTACCCTGGACTGGACCGTTCCTGCCGATATGGCGGAGCTTAATGCCATTGTCGGAGGAAAAGAGGCGGACTTTAAGTATAAGGACTGCAAGGCTGAGATGGACATGATCAATAAGGCCTTTATTGAAACCATGATAGAGGGAGACGCCAATGGGCGGGGCTTCCAGTATCCCATTCCTACTTACTCCATTACCAGGGATTTTGACTGGTCCAATACGGAGAACAACCGGCTGCTGTTTGAAATGACCTCCAAATACGGAACCCCTTACTTCTCAAACTACATTAACAGCGATATGGAACCAAGCGATGTAAGGAGTATGTGCTGCCGTCTGCGCCTGGATTTAAGGGAGCTTAGGAGAAAGACCGGAGGCTTCTTCGGTTCCGGCGAAAGTACCGGTTCCGTGGGCGTTGTGACCATCAACATGCCAAGGATCGCTTATCTTTCCCAGAATGAGGCCGATTTTTACAAGCGTCTGGATCATATGATGGATATTTCGGCCCGGTCATTAAAAACCAAGCGTGAAGTCATAACAAAGCTTTTGAATCAGGGGCTTTATCCTTATACAAAACGTTATCTGGGCAGCTTTGGAAATCATTTTTCCACCATCGGTCTCATCGGAATGAACGAAGTCGGCTTAAACTCCAAATGGCTGGGGCAGGATCTGACAAGTGAAAAAACAAGACAGTTCACAAAGGATGTGTTAAATCACATGCGGGAAAGGCTGTCAGATTACCAGGAGATGTACGGAGACCTCTACAACCTGGAGGCAACTCCTGCCGAGTCCACCACATACCGGCTGGCAAAGCATGACAAGAAGCATTATCCGGATATCATAACAGCCGGAAATCCGGGGGATACTCCTTATTATACAAACAGCTCCCACCTTCCTGTGGATTATACGGCAGATATCTTTGATGCCCTTGAGATTCAGGATGAGCTGCAGACCCTCTATACATCAGGAACCGTATTCCATGCATTTCTGGGTGAAAAGCTTCCTGACTGGGAAGCAGCAGCAAAGCTGGTGCACACCATTGCAGAGAATTTCAAGCTGCCTTATTATACATTGTCGCCAACCTATTCCATTTGTTCGGAGCACGGATATCTTTCCGGCGAACATAAGGTATGCCCGGTCTGCGGAAAAAAAGCTGAGGTATACAGCCGGATCACCGGCTACTACCGTCCGGTGCAGAACTGGAATGAGGGAAAAACTCAGGAATATAAGAACCGGACAGCCTACGATCCTTTCCATTCTGTACTGAAAAAGGGAGCTTTAAGGGAAAATGGGGATAAGGCAGCAATGAAAAAAGCGGAGATCCCGGCCGGGACCTATCTCTTTACAACCAAAACCTGCCCTAATTGCCGGATTGCAAAACAGTTTTTACAAAATATGGATTATGAGGTGGTAGATGCCGAGGAGAATGCAGAGCTTGCCACAAAGTTTGGAATCATGCAGGCACCTACTTTGGTGGTCATAAAGAACGGCCAGGTAAAAAAGATCACAAATGCCTCTGAAATCAGGAAATTTGCGGAAGGCAGGACCAGGTGA
- a CDS encoding Rrf2 family transcriptional regulator: MKFSTKGRYALRMMLEFALHPGECTKINQVAERQEISDKYLEQIVTILSRAGYVKSRRGAQGGYYLTKDPSEYTVGMILRLAEGSLVPVTCLEDEINPCSRSQICATLMVWKKLDHAISDVVDSITLADLVEEQKRLDGQAGYYEI, encoded by the coding sequence ATGAAATTTTCTACCAAGGGACGTTATGCCCTTCGTATGATGCTTGAATTTGCGCTTCATCCGGGGGAATGCACAAAGATCAATCAGGTGGCGGAACGCCAGGAAATATCCGATAAATACTTAGAGCAGATTGTTACCATCTTAAGCAGGGCCGGATATGTGAAAAGCAGAAGAGGCGCCCAGGGCGGATATTATCTGACAAAGGATCCTTCGGAATATACCGTTGGCATGATTCTGCGCCTTGCAGAGGGAAGTCTGGTTCCCGTAACATGTCTGGAGGATGAAATCAATCCCTGCAGCCGTTCCCAGATTTGTGCCACTCTCATGGTATGGAAAAAACTGGATCATGCAATCTCTGATGTGGTAGACAGCATTACCTTGGCAGATCTGGTGGAAGAACAAAAAAGGCTGGATGGCCAGGCAGGCTATTACGAAATCTAA
- a CDS encoding NAD(+) synthase has product MKHGYIRVAAATPDVKVADPEFNRERICELIKKGIERHAKLMVFPELCLTAYTCGDLFGQDALLKKAGKELKEILKATEGHDLLCFIGTPWEWGGKLYNTAVAVQNGRILGIVPKTNLPNYSEFYELRYFQPGNEVPVMVKWEDELIPMGTNILFACEDIPQLVVAAEICEDAWVPNPPSIRHAMAGATVIVNCSASDETTGKDIYRRSLIAGHSASLVCGFIYANAGEGESTQDLVFGGQNLIAEDGSLLAESKRFGNGIIYGDMDLDRLIHERRRMTTFPQADQKDYTLVSFKMKQEELDLKRFIDPRPFVPDNEEERNRRCEEILSIQAMGLKKRLAHTGCKHGVIGISGGLDSTLALLVTVRAFDMLGIPRNQIHAVTMPCFGTTDRTYQNACTLTNTLGAELTEVNIREAVSLHFRDIGQREDVHDITYENSQARERTQVLMDMANKLNGMVIGTGDMSELALGWATYNGDHMSMYGVNSSVPKTLVRHLVRYYADTCGEEALSGVLLDVLDTPVSPELLPPQNGEIAQKTEDLVGPYELHDFFLYQILRFGCRPEKVYRMAVYAFSGQYEKEVILKWLKVFYRRFFSQQFKRSCMPDGPKVGSVAVSPRGDLRMPSDAVSRLWLEELENL; this is encoded by the coding sequence ATGAAACATGGATATATCCGGGTTGCCGCGGCAACCCCTGATGTAAAGGTAGCAGACCCGGAATTTAACAGAGAACGGATTTGTGAGCTGATTAAAAAAGGAATTGAAAGGCATGCAAAGCTCATGGTGTTTCCGGAACTCTGCCTTACGGCCTATACCTGCGGCGATTTATTCGGGCAGGACGCCCTGTTAAAAAAGGCTGGGAAAGAGCTTAAGGAGATTTTAAAGGCAACAGAAGGCCACGATCTTTTGTGCTTTATAGGCACACCCTGGGAATGGGGCGGAAAGCTTTACAATACGGCTGTTGCCGTTCAAAACGGAAGGATTCTTGGAATCGTTCCCAAGACGAATCTGCCCAATTATTCAGAGTTTTATGAGCTGCGTTATTTCCAGCCGGGAAACGAAGTACCGGTGATGGTAAAATGGGAGGATGAGCTGATTCCCATGGGCACCAATATTCTTTTTGCATGTGAGGACATTCCCCAGCTTGTGGTGGCAGCAGAGATCTGTGAAGATGCATGGGTTCCAAATCCCCCATCCATCCGCCATGCCATGGCCGGTGCAACGGTGATTGTAAACTGTTCCGCCAGCGACGAGACAACGGGAAAGGATATTTACCGGAGAAGCCTTATCGCAGGACATTCCGCCAGCCTGGTATGCGGCTTCATCTATGCCAACGCAGGAGAGGGAGAATCCACTCAGGATCTGGTGTTCGGCGGTCAGAACCTGATTGCGGAAGACGGATCTCTCCTTGCAGAATCCAAACGTTTTGGAAATGGGATCATATACGGGGATATGGACTTAGACAGACTGATTCATGAAAGACGCCGCATGACCACGTTTCCCCAGGCAGACCAAAAGGATTATACCCTGGTTTCCTTTAAAATGAAGCAGGAGGAACTGGACTTAAAGAGATTTATAGATCCAAGACCCTTTGTCCCGGACAATGAGGAGGAGAGGAACAGAAGGTGTGAGGAGATTCTCTCCATACAGGCCATGGGCTTAAAAAAGAGGCTTGCCCACACCGGCTGTAAGCATGGGGTCATAGGGATTTCCGGAGGACTGGATTCGACCCTGGCGCTTCTTGTGACAGTCCGCGCCTTTGACATGCTGGGAATCCCCAGAAATCAGATCCATGCGGTGACCATGCCCTGCTTCGGAACAACGGACCGTACGTATCAGAACGCCTGCACGCTGACCAATACACTTGGAGCAGAGCTTACAGAGGTAAACATCAGGGAAGCCGTAAGCCTTCATTTCCGGGATATCGGACAGAGGGAAGATGTCCATGATATAACCTATGAGAATTCCCAGGCAAGGGAGAGAACCCAGGTTCTGATGGATATGGCAAATAAACTAAACGGAATGGTCATTGGAACAGGGGACATGTCTGAACTGGCTCTTGGCTGGGCGACCTATAACGGCGACCATATGTCCATGTATGGGGTCAACTCTTCGGTGCCCAAGACCCTGGTACGCCATCTGGTACGCTACTATGCGGACACCTGCGGGGAAGAGGCTTTAAGCGGTGTGCTTCTGGATGTTCTGGACACGCCTGTAAGCCCGGAGCTCCTTCCGCCCCAGAACGGGGAAATTGCCCAGAAAACAGAAGACCTGGTAGGCCCTTATGAACTTCATGATTTCTTCCTGTACCAGATCTTAAGGTTTGGCTGCCGGCCGGAGAAGGTCTACCGCATGGCGGTCTATGCATTTTCAGGGCAATATGAGAAGGAAGTTATTTTAAAATGGCTAAAGGTATTTTACCGCAGATTTTTCAGCCAGCAGTTTAAGCGCTCCTGCATGCCTGACGGACCCAAGGTGGGCTCTGTGGCAGTATCCCCAAGAGGAGATCTGCGCATGCCAAGCGATGCTGTAAGCCGCCTGTGGCTGGAAGAACTAGAAAATTTATAA